The genomic DNA GCGCAGGGGTGCTTCGATGGCCTTGAGCACCAGCTTGATGCCGGCGTCCTGGTCAGCGTTGTCGCCCTTGATCGAGTCGCCCACGGCTTGCTTGGCACGCAGCAGAGCCACGCCGCCGCCAGCCACGACGCCTTCTTCCACTGCAGCGCGGGTGGCGTGCAGGGCGTCTTCGACGCGAGCCTTCTTTTCCTTCATTTCGACTTCGGTGGCAGCGCCAACCTTGATCACTGCAACGCCGCCGGCCAGCTTGGCCACGCGCTCTTGCAGCTTTTCACGGTCGTAGTCGCTGGTGGCTTCCTCGATCTGCACGCGCACTTGCTTCACGCGGGCTTCGATGTCGGCTGCAGCACCCGAACCGTCGATGATGATGGTGTTTTCCTTGCCCACTTCGATGCGCTTGGCCTGGCCCAGGTCGGCCAGCGTCACCTTCTCGAGCGTCAGGCCCACTTCTTCAGCGATGACCTTGCCGCCCGTCAGGATGGCGATGTCTTCCAGCATGGCCTTGCGGCGGTCGCCGAAGCCAGGTGCCTTGACGGCCACGACCTTCAGGATGCCGCGGATCGTGTTCACGACCAAGGTAGCCAGGGCTTCGCCCTCGACTTCTTCGGCAATGATCAGGAGCGGACGGCCAGCCTTGGCGACTTGTTCCAGCGTGGGGAGCAGGTCGCGGATGTTGCTGATCTTCTTGTCGAACAGCAGCACGAAGGGGTTGTCCAACAGCGCCGATTGCTTCTCGGGGTTGTTGATGAAGTAGGGAGACAGGTAGCCGCGGTCGAACTGCATGCCTTCGACGACGTCGAGCTCGCTGTCCAGCGACTTGCCGTCTTCCACGGTGATCACGCCTTCCTTGCCGACCTTGTCCATCGCGTCAGCGATGAGCTTGCCGATGGTTTCGTCGCTGTTGGCCGAGATCGAGCCGACTTGAGCGATTTCCTTCGACGTGGTGGTGGGCTTCGAAGCCTTCTTCAGCTCGGCGACCAGGGCCGTGACAGCCTTGTCGATGCCGCGCTTCAGGTCCATCGGGTTCATGCCGGCAGCCACCAGCTTGAAACCTTCGCGAACGATGGCCTGGGCCAGCACGGTCGCGGTGGTGGTGCCGTCACCGGCGTTGTCCGACGTCTTGGAAGCCACTTCCTTCACGAGCTGGGCGCCCATGTTCTGGAGCTTGTCCTTGAGTTCGATTTCCTTGGCGACCGACACACCGTCCTTGGTGACGGTGGGGGCGCCGAACGAGCGCTCGAGCACCACGTTGCGGCCCTTGGGGCCCAGGGTCACCTTGACTGCGTTGGCCAGGATGTTGACACCCTCGACCATGCGTGCGCGGGCTTCACCGCCGAAGACTACGTCTTTTGCTGCCATGTTTTATTACTCCGAATGGGGATGGATGGATTACTTCTCGACGACTGCGAACAGGTCGTCTTCCTTCATGACCAGCAGTTCGTCGCCATCGACCTTGACGGTCTGGCCGCTGTACTTGCCGAACAGGACGCGGTCGCCGACCTTGACGGTCAGTGCGGTCAGGTCGCCCTTGTCGGTGCGCTTGCCCGGGCCCACGGCCAGGACTTCACCCTGATCGGGCTTTTCAGCGGCTGCGTCGGGGATGACGATGCCGGAGGCGGTCTTGGTTTCGCTGTCGATACGCTTGACGATCACGCGATCGGCCAAAGGACGAAGTTTCATTGCATCTCCTGGATAAGAAACGGGGTTGTGGTC from Variovorax sp. V93 includes the following:
- the groL gene encoding chaperonin GroEL (60 kDa chaperone family; promotes refolding of misfolded polypeptides especially under stressful conditions; forms two stacked rings of heptamers to form a barrel-shaped 14mer; ends can be capped by GroES; misfolded proteins enter the barrel where they are refolded when GroES binds), with the protein product MAAKDVVFGGEARARMVEGVNILANAVKVTLGPKGRNVVLERSFGAPTVTKDGVSVAKEIELKDKLQNMGAQLVKEVASKTSDNAGDGTTTATVLAQAIVREGFKLVAAGMNPMDLKRGIDKAVTALVAELKKASKPTTTSKEIAQVGSISANSDETIGKLIADAMDKVGKEGVITVEDGKSLDSELDVVEGMQFDRGYLSPYFINNPEKQSALLDNPFVLLFDKKISNIRDLLPTLEQVAKAGRPLLIIAEEVEGEALATLVVNTIRGILKVVAVKAPGFGDRRKAMLEDIAILTGGKVIAEEVGLTLEKVTLADLGQAKRIEVGKENTIIIDGSGAAADIEARVKQVRVQIEEATSDYDREKLQERVAKLAGGVAVIKVGAATEVEMKEKKARVEDALHATRAAVEEGVVAGGGVALLRAKQAVGDSIKGDNADQDAGIKLVLKAIEAPLREIVNNAGGEASVVVNAVLAGKGNYGFNAANDTYGDMLELGILDPTKVTRTALQNAASVSSLLLTTEAMVADAPKEEAGAGGGMPDMGGMGGMGGMGM
- a CDS encoding co-chaperone GroES; the encoded protein is MKLRPLADRVIVKRIDSETKTASGIVIPDAAAEKPDQGEVLAVGPGKRTDKGDLTALTVKVGDRVLFGKYSGQTVKVDGDELLVMKEDDLFAVVEK